The sequence below is a genomic window from Macadamia integrifolia cultivar HAES 741 chromosome 1, SCU_Mint_v3, whole genome shotgun sequence.
TGACATCAGTGATGAGTTCAAGCGTGTGATTGGATCTCTACGTGGTCATGATGACAAGATACGTGTGGTCCTAAACAAGTCAGATCAAGTTGATACTCAGCAAGTAAGGCATCTGGACTGTTTTATTTCCTTAGCtggtattttttttcatattgaccTGCAGATACTTTCATATAGTAATCCTTGGTAAAAACATTCTAACATTATTGCTGGATTGATCATGGTACTACATTGTAGCTGATGAGAGTTTATGGAGCATTGATGTGGTCACTTGGTAAAGTTTTGAATACTCCTGAGGTCATGCGTGTTTATATAGGGTATGCTCTTAAACTCTCATAAAGATTGTTTTGTGTTTAGTGTATAAATTTTTGTTCTACCAACCTACAATTATGTGGAAATTCTTTACTTCTGGGAAGTATACATGGCTCTTCTTACAACGTATGGAGCCTTGGAATGAAATGGGAAGAACCCACTTACTGGGTGACACCtaacaaaatttttatggaGTATGTAATTGACTATTTGATATTTTCCCCTCTCGTCGTAGTTAATTAATTTTGGTTCATCTTATGTTTCTGTTGAAGGAACTTGATTTTATGGTTCTTAAGATATCCTTCAAAGGATTAGGTTTTAGGTGTAAATCTATTGATGGTTGCTTCTCAAAGGTTAACTAAAACTTCTGCTTGGCTATTTCCCACTTCAAACATGAAGTCTCCACCTAAACATTGGTTTAGGAATAATATTTTGTGGAAAATGACCTCAATATTCATTATAGTTTGAAGGACCAAATTATGCAGTGTTTGAAAATTGGAATGCAGATAGCAACTTTCCTAAAACTATGGGAAATATATGAAATACCTTATGTCATGCTGGCCGGtgtcaattttattttctttatttctatttcaccctttttaattctttccacgGATCCCAGCTACAACAAGGAGCTGATGCATGTAAAACAATGTAAGATAGAAGCTGACTGATTGTTTTACTTTATCTACGGCAATTTTCTTCACTCCAGCTagtctttttttcttgtctttggCTGCCGGGAACCTCAATCAAGAATCATTTAACTGCGAAATCTGATTTAGGGAAATCAATTCTCTATATAATCTGTTTTTAACCTTTTCCAGCGGATCAGTCAGAAATTCCAAGGGTTTTGGCTGTTTTTTTGCCAGATTATTCATGCTGGCTGGAGATTGTCAAATTCAATTGTCCTTTGTTGACTGAGAAGACACTGGCAACTCCCTCTGAATTACCATCCCAAACATTGAATACCGTTCTCTGAACTACTTTATTAAACAACAAAACCAGTCTAAAATCTATTGCTTGCCCACTGTTTCCATTAAAATGATGAAGGATGGAGAAGAAAATCGGAGAGgaaaaaatggaagaaccaGGGAAAACTAacctttattttctggtttttaaactttaaaacagGGGAAAATTGAAGAAGATTTTTAGTGTATGTGGCCATTGGGACAGAGAGAACTCTTATATTCCCACCTCACGTGATTTCCATTAGCATTACCCTCATTCTTTCATCTCTTCAGACTCTCCTACACCATCTTCTCCCTCGAACTGTATGCAAATTCCTCTGTTTTCCCCTTTTCCTTTTGGATATTTTTCTTGATTAATAATCTAACAATCCTAAAATGGTTTAGATGTTATCCCAAATGGTGGGATGTTGGGCAGCTGTCATGGCTGTTTCAAGTACCTCTCCATTTGCAACAACACTGGTTTAAGACTTTAGTTCTTTGCAGTCCCAATACAGGCCCCAAATATGGTCGCTCAGGAAGATGAGGAAAAGGGTCATTATTTCTAACCAGAGGTCTTCCTCTTTCCTAATGATGAGTTCGATTCTTCAACCTTGCAAAGAAGAGGCTTTGatctatccccccccccccccccccccaacacacacacacacacacacctttTTCTATCTCTGTATTTCCCTGCCATTGGCCATAAATTACTATCCTTTCAAATTTTTGTAATTGCTTGAAGAACCGGAATGTTAAGGTTGTGGCTCCCCTTTCGGCATTATCTGTGATTTACATGATACTGAAAGGGGTTTGGATTCTTAGTTGGCAAAGGAAGAACTAGAAAGGTTGATGAATACAGCCAATTTGATGTTCGGATTGACGGATAAGATGTGCCAATGGAGGGCATTTGTCATAAAAGAATACAGCCATAACAGTCTGCAGAATTTCTTAGATTGGTCCTAGTTTCAAGGTAATTGGGGGTTACAGTTTGGCCCTCAAAAGTCTTGGATTGAATATTGACattttccttatattttttgGTTCTCATTAACCTTAGTTTTTTATTTGACAAAATTATGCATAGATTAATGTAATCAACTACTGGCATTGACAGCTCATTCAATGACAAACCAATTAATGAAGCAGCTGCTGGTCCAATTGGTAAAGAACTTTTTGAGAAAGAACAGGATGACCTTCTCTTGGACTTGAAAGATATTCCAAAGAAGGCTTGCGATCGCCGGGTATGTtcacttttttctcattttgatGTGGTTTCACTTCTGAAATGGAAGAAACATTTGATTTGTTTGTTGAGACTTTGTTACAACATGTAACAAGTGATACCAATTGTTTTCAgatcaatgaatttgtaaaACGTGCAAGAGCTGCTAAGATTCATGCCTACATAATTAGCCATCTTAAAAAGGAAATGCCTGCAATAATGGGCAAAGCCAAGGCCCAACAGCGTCTAATCGATAATCTTGAAGATGAATTTGGAAAGGTTCGAAAATCTCTTGCCACCTCCATCCTTCGTATCCCcatattcttttgttttgtgtCTACCATGTCTTTGTgctgattattttttttattttttattttatttatttatttatttttttctgttttgactTATTGTGTTCTATTTAAGCAGGTGCAAAGGGAGTTTCATCTTCCAGCTGGAGATTTTCCAAATGTTGAGCACTTTAGAGAGGTCTTGAGTGGTTATAGCATTGATAAGtttgagaaattgaagcctAAGATGATACAGGACGTTGATGATATGCTGGGTTATGATATTCCAGACCTCCTCAAAAACTTTAGAAACCCCTATGACTAAGAAAATTTTGTTGACAGATAGAAACAGATTAGAGGaatgaaaaatggaagaaaagctgCACTGGTGTGCCATATTAGCCTTTCATAGCCAATCTTGTCCtgtatttgaaattttttgcttTGTCCATGTGTTTCTCTGACCATATCTTGAGGACCTGGTTGGATATCCAATGTTGGGTTGGAGAGTTTGTATGTTCTAGTGGAAGTAGCAAAGAATTGTTTAGTCTCATAGATGATGCTTGTAGTTGCCTTCTATGAGTTTCCAGTGGAGTGGTCCTGTCAATCATTtatatcttcaataaaattatttaattataatatAGTATTATTTATAAGAAGGAAACTGTATATTTTATTAAAGTGGTAAGCCTTCCTGCACATAATTAATGATACAGGGTTTGTTTTAATTAGTGTTAAAATCTATTTATTgtgttttgttttaattaaaaatgtgTAAAAATCATTATACTACTAGtaaaattacatgaaaaggtTAATGAATTCAAGCTTAACAAAGGACCCTTGAAAACTAAATTTCTTACGTGATTCATCCAGAACATTCTTCATTTGGCTAATGACTGGACAGCCAAATCATCAGTCTATGATTTGAATTATGGATGGTATGGTTAGCTTTCTACATCCATGATTCCATGATATGGTTTATACCTACCCTCTTTGTTCACCAGTGCTTGGTTGGGAAGCCAAGTGCATGTAGAGAAGTGTGGTCAACCTTCTACATCTTTGCTGTATATATGCCTTCTCTTTCCAATTCTCAACCAAGGTTCAAGTAAGTCGAATTGGCGGCAATAGGATCAGCCCGAGCCGATTCTGATTCAATCAGAAttggtcaaattttttttttttggtacaagaaTTGGTCAAATTGACTTGGACAAATTGGGATCAGGCTTGATTGATTCTGAGTTGAAATCAATTGGTTTAATTGacatgattttaatttttagaaCCCTATCTGCCCTCGATTTTGTATTAAGGGAAAGTAATTGGAAAGTCACATCGACGATAATTCATTAGGGTGAAGCCTGAAGGCATTGTATTTAGTTTGAATTCGGCAGTTGAGAGCTGGATAGTGTTATGCCAATGTTAGATTTAATTTTCATGGCATGCACGTCTTTACTAGTATAACATTATAATGTGAGAACACTCAATCCACACACCCACGGATTTGACCACCCACCTACTCACCCACAGTGACCTACCAACCTCTCTTTGATATAATAtgtgtaggttttttttttttttttttgcaagaataTAAGTTGGTTAGAAGTTAGTAATAAGTGTGGCGTAGTGAGATGGATTCTCAACACTTGAAGGATATGATGTCAATTTCAACTAACCGTGCATggctttggttttcttttgccatttttcttgaaattttatggGCCTTATGTTGGCGGGAATCCAATCACGTAGCGGGGATCATATTGGGATTTTTTGAGTTTGAAATTATCGTATAAAAATTAATTACTTGGGAACGAAATTGTTTACCTTATAACCCCAATCGAAGTTCTTCCTCCAAATAATAGTTCTTCCACACTTGAGCAATCATAGGGTTCGAATCCTttcaacacttacaatccacaTTCAATTGGAGAAGAGTAATCCACCATTAAAGTCTTAAGGTTTTATAATCCATGGTTTTCTccttcacacacactcacactcacactcacactcacactcacaAAGGATGGGagaggaaagaggagagaggagattCGAAAAAGCTATAGCTCTCTTTTCCTTGTCCCTTATATGATAAAACCCCTTTTAAGGTTCAATTACTTTGTTTCTAAAGTGAGAAGAAATACAATCTAAAAGGATTGTTATATTTATTACTATGGGTGacaatataatcaaattatattttattcactatcataaataaaaataaaattaatcatTGAATATATCCAAATATTGTCATgcaatattaattttttaatttacatataagatcttttactttttaaatATCCTATAATGAGCTATAAGACATGTAATTTAATATTGTTTAATCCCAATTTATTGTACATGCATGTTTCATAGATTCTATAAATATAATCGGACGtcgaaaaatatttcaaataaaatttaataaacaaattatattttatattagaaaataactttgtaaataatttacaaaaatgattttgaaaCTAGATTGTTGTCCGATCAAATacaaacattctctctcctctatatTTCTCAATTAAAGAAAGTGGATGCCATGTTGACGATCTCTTTCATTAACAATGTGAGACCACATGTCCAGCGTATCGATATATAGTCCGCTAGACATCACCATTGGTTTATCAAAACACATGATATAACACTGTAACAAATAAGATCAATCAGGCCTAAAGGTCAAGTGACGAGTATGAATCTTGTCCTCATATATTGGTAGTAACACATGCGAGATTCTTACCAAATTCTTCTCTATACACACACTGAATGTATACTTACATTTATGTACGAAATCACATCCCTGATAACATACAATATAACAATCATATGAACAGAATTTTCAATCCTATCCCTAGCCGAGAATAGttttgggtgaaaacccatggaacaacttataagcccaataaataaatgttatacataaatgaaaataaataattttattaataaaccGAGTTTGAAGAATATACATATCCAACACCTTGTCTATTAATTCTGCATATATTTATATCAATGATGATGAAATTGTTCCAGTTGTAATATGTTAGGCTAatactttaccaaaaaaaaaaagttgggctAACAAAGTTAAATATATGAGAAGTCCCGTTTTGCTTGACTTCTATATCAAAGTCATGTTTTGCTTTCTGGAAATTCTCATATTGTTTagttatcattaaaaaaaatcaataattaaaCGTTTGAATAAGACAAAAAGATCCCACTAATTGGCTCGTAGAATGCTTCACAAATTATAAAATAGCAGCTAGTAAGAGAATAAGATAGCTTCCCAGCCTCCCACAATAAGGTTTGTTCCTCTCTCCTCTACATATCTTCAATCTTCTCTTGCTTTATTTGATTGTGTGTTAGGGTTTTTGAACCCTTAAAAGAGCATAGAAATTACAGAGATCCTTCATTGTTGTCCTTAACGTGTGCAGTCTTCCTATTGTATAGCTCAAATTGAAGTATTAACGCATTTGTACAAAGAGGTAACCCTAAAgcccttctatttttataattttttttttaagggaaacaTTTTCCATGGGGGAATGTAACCAAAAACATATAGCAAAATGATTAAACCATATTCCCCcgaatgaaagagaaaatgactCTTCTGTGGATGCTTCCTTGTGCACTCGGATTGGCCCCGTGCATGTGCAAGGACCTCACGAACCCCACATGAAACACTTCCCCTTTATTTAATACCATAATGTGTATAAGCATCAAGGGCATTATCAGTACCAATGATTAGATTAGCCTACAATTAACTGAAAGTAGCAATGACTAGCTGGTAGTAGACTCAATTGTGaaccaaaaaattccaaaccaTAATTGTCCTACCGAGATGACTGTTAATGCCTATATATTCATGTAACTATAAATTGCCTGTTGCTGGTTTTTTCCCACCACACAAGCTCCGGTAGATAAGGTGACTCTGACTTCCATGTTTTTCCTGAAATAATCTTTAGAACCAATATATAGCTACTAATTTTTTTCATTAGTAATCAGattagaaacaaattaaaaatccAGAAATTTCCATTGACATGCCACAGTTGAAAGCTAGAGGCATCTCTACCTGGGTACTGGCTGAACATAGATAAGACTGCATGCATGCATTCAAGAAAATAGTAGAAATTCCACTAGCTACAAGTAACAGTGTCTACCATATTGATTTCAAGTGCCTTGACATTCTCCATCATACACATAACTAAGAACTGCCCAGTTTGATTTTTCAGTTCATGACCTTGAAATAAACATCAAGCAGAGGCAGCTGCTTCTTCTTGCAACTGCTTCACCTTGGTGATGTAATCATTCATGGCTTCATCCTTCGATTTTCCTGCAAAAAAGAGTGGTTTTTGTGATCCTAGCACAAATTGTTGGAGAAACAAAATTGAACACTCCAGCACATGATATTTGTAGAACAACTCATACCTTCCACTGCCTTCCATGCATCCCACTTTGCCCTCTCCTTCATACTGAACATCCCAGGTCGGCCTACGAAGAGAATGGATGGGTTAAAAACTAAACACACACATGTAGTTTCCTATAGTAGGAAAATGAAGAGTTTACATACTGGTGTTCACTGGTCCAACAGTTGCTTGCTTGAAAAGCCCATAGAGAATCAGCTTGTTCTCATTAGTTGTGCTCTCAGGCAGAGTCTTTGCTTTCTCAGCAGACTCTTCAAACTCTTCCTGCAAAATGCCCAACAAATTCTTAGTGATATTCTGCCATTGGATGTGCTAAAGCAGCACATGTAAACATAAGAGTTTGTTTCCACTGGGTGCAAAGCTCCAAATGCACCAAAACCATGTCAAGATGTTTCATAAAGTTCGTTATAAAGAACTTGATCCAAAAGGGGCTCCAGCATATGCCAAAACAATAACAACTCAAACGTTAATGATGGGATAGCTCTCTCTCCCATTACCAAATATTACTTCCCCCGGAAGGcttataattattttatatatatatattatttttttttggataaacagGGTTGACATTATTCATTATTATGGATACAAAAAACACCCATTCCTGTACTTCCAAGATAGAAGCTTTAACTCAGTTACATGGTCGCAGTTCATTAAGAAATTGAAGAATAGGATATATTGGGCACAAACAGTCAAACATATGGAATGCAGGATCGGGCATGCAAGCTGGAGGTTTTTGGAAGATTGATATTCCATATGCCTTTAGGATTAAAGGAATAAGACACTATGATTACATTAGAAAGCAGCAATtcccatcaaaattcaaaattgctGAAGTGAACTTGaatcaatataaaaaattaataaaacttGCAATCTCAAGAAACCAAATTCAAATAACTGTAGACATGGTTGTGAGACAGAGCAAAATAAGGGTAGGTTTCTAAGTTCCACTCAGTAAGTCGCTGTCTCCAACTGAGTCTTGGGAAAGACGAAAATCAGCAAAGAGCTGAAACTAGATCAGGATGTATCACTCTAGTACTATTTAATAATACAAATTCTCATtgtaaaataatttcaaaaagtGTTATATTGTTTATTCTTTGTATTTATTTCATAATTTGGCATACCGCATAAAGATACAGATCAACTCATAAAATATTCAGGATCTGGGAAGTatctttaaataaaataaatacaaataaaaaaaaaaatatgcagtAACAAGGTTTTAGAGCACTTCAATCAGTCCAATTCAGTGATTTCACACACGTTCTTACAGAAAACCCATAAATGGACTTGGATCTAGAGGAAATACAAAGAGGACAACCTAGCCTTATCCCAATATACTCTTGGTTGACTCATCTAATTACAATAAGTCCAAGGTAATAGTATTTCCAGCCAGTCTGATGCAGAGCCTTTCAATTTCAAGGAagatatatttaattataaggAGCCAACTTTGATGCAGAGCCTTTCAATTTCAAGGAAGATATATTTAATTATACAGAGCCAACTTACAACTACAGCGACATATTTCTCTAATCAGTCCAATTGcaataaaatattaaagaaaaattaatagaaGATGACATCGAGTTGAGAAGCAGGACACATCACAAAACTAGATAATTTTTAAATCTTTCAGGGCCAGCGAAAAAATCTAGATAATCTACGAAGGGTTAATTCACACCTTTAGCAGAAGATCTGTAAGGGTTAATTCACACCTTTAGTAGAAGATCTGTAATCCCCATTCAGAGAAATAGATGGATAGATAACAGATCTTGGCTAAGAAAATACTAGAATTTTCTGATTTCCCACAAATATCTAATCTTTTACGCAttcttcagaagaaaaaaacagtAAATTGAAAAATACATGTAAGAAATTGATTCACGAGGAGGGAGGTGGGGAAATGTAAAAACCCTAAGAACAAAAACAGAATCTAGATGGCCAAAAGATCTCTTCATTCACagatataaataaaatagaagaaacgGAGGCTTAGATTTCAAATTTCACTCGAGTTTCTTCATGATAGTAATTGCATGCAAAGATTCAAGggaaaaaattgcaaaaaacaataaaaaaaaattcggaACTGCAAATTTTTTGCCATTGAAGAATAGAATCGATTATTAGAGAAAGAAATAATGAATAAACCTTCAAACCCATATCTACGCTCGTCTCCTCCAAGCAGCTTCTACCAGAGAtcggatttttattttattttttggtagaaaccagAGATCCGAAGTTGAGAGTCTTGAGACCCTAAAAATACAATGGATGTACAGAACAGGCTGGTCACCTAGCAGAGAAATTAACGGAACACTCCAcgtggcattttttttttttttttttttaaaatgaaaacatAAGTGATTAATCCGCATCAATCTTATTCAAATCGATATTGAATTGATATCAATTGATATCAGTAGATATCGATACTCAAACTTATAATTAAATCCTTGGTGGTGATGGATGAGGGCAaattatcttctctctctctctctctctctctccacttggAATGTATAAACTCAAGAGTTGCAAGACATCCGAATTCATAGAGTGGATAACGActaatctattattattattattagatcTACCATTAATCGTGTCCGCTTACACTCGGTGGTATTGATCGAAACCAATTGAAAAAAtctaaatcgaaccaaatcaaTCTTTATTGTGTGACCGATAAACCGAACAATCAATAACCAAACGAATAAAACCGaaacaaaataaatgattatgagattatagaTGGTGAATTGACATAAATTGTTACAAATATATGctccattgatttctttgttcactaTAAAAACTAGTTGGATGTTAAATAATGATTGGATAAtatggttcattttgtgatttcaatattaattatcttcttAGTAGTTGGTTAtctattggtttcaatattggTTATCTTTCCCtaacaatgataaaccatgatttaatcataaatttaaattgtttttttcgtcaaatcttgtcactataagttatgaatgtaagattcattatggttcaagaacaataataaaccaatctaaaccggtattaacccgaaattgaaaaatcgaaataagTCGAAACTAAATcagaccgaaatcgaaaccgaatgaaaaccaaagttccttaacatattggttttggtctcttcTCATTCTTAAACCGAAATCAATTTAAcccaatcaaaactgaaccgaaccatccaattgacacccctagtggtATGGGATAACAGCTCCACAATCAACGACACAACCTTGATTTCAATGTGTCCAACCACTTTGGTTGCGATAGGAAAGAAAGATCATTTATTAAAGTCCAATGATAAAGATTAATTTCAATGAAGTGCTTcatgtaaatatgtggatatatgTAAGTAATAAAGTCCAgccaataggtataagactttaacaaaacaattatataaatgaaaatataatttcAAGTAGAAAGGAACCCCCCACACATATATGACGGATTCAGATCTTTTTCATAAAGGTCATCGCCCTTAGAGTGCCCATAGAGGCTTATTTGCGTGACACGTGGAGGTATATCCCATGGCAGTCACCTTAGCCTCGTCAGTACCATGAAAGTCGTCGCATTTGGCCCAAAGTTTGTGAAGAAAATGGTGAATGACTAAAACACCACGAACCCAATGTGGTTATAGTGATGCCAATGATTGTATGGAATGGCCAGAGCAAACATAAACCCCGTCATCATGAGGAACTCCATCCAATGATTATATGGAATGGCCAGAGCAAACATAAACCCCGTCATCATGAGGAACCCCATTAATTAGATCCAAAACCTCCCTATGATGTCAATGAATGCCACCGTGAACCAAAACCCAGGAGCAGTACTGCAAAGTGCTATCAGCGTCAGAGCCTTGACTATCATTGCATCAGGAATCTACCCAATATCTGAGAAGACGTCCAAATGAGTTGGAGGGCTCTATCGCCATCCTCTCCACCTTCTATTGTTTCGATTCCAGTTCCATGTCCAGATTCATAATATTTTAGATTTAACGAGATCTGTGAAAACTGCATGaagattgatatttcttcatttaGATATTGACTTGATTTAGTTTCCATTGATGCTAAGTCTTCCTGTGGTTAGGTATATGTTTCTTTGCCCATGGAATTTCAGATAACTAGATCATTGAATAAATTGAAAGAATTGGAGAATTTGAAAAACGATTCGATAAAATTGGATTTGATCAATCCAACAGAGGCTCCGAGGATTCCAATTCTACACTCTAGGGTTGGGTAGAAGGTACGAGGAAGAGAAGCTTCGTGGATTTGGTTGATTCCACAAATAGTATAGCGATTCCATTCTACAACAGAGACTTGGGAGATTCTAAGTGAGTCAAGTCGATACAGGGTGTGGGTTTGGGTTGAATGCCTgtgtggggttttttttttttagaaaaatcagAGCTTCAATTCTTGACCGTTGGATTTTTTTCATCCACATGTCGCGTAGATAGGCCTCCATGGGCACTCTATGGGCGATGGcttctatggagaggatccggatccttCTTTCATCAtaaaccaatgtgggactaaccTTTGTGAATTGTCTTGGCTCATTCATAGCTCCACAAATGCTAAACACAAAATAGAAAGATAGGGGGAAgctaaatttaaaaatattattttgaatatttttgaaaagaCTATTTGTgtttggagtgttgtgtgatatTTTAAGTATCTAGGCTAgacataaataaattaatttatttattataaaatattGCTTTAAAACTcaaggaaattttttataagCAGTCATACAATCGATTGTTATATGGTGCGAAATATTGGCTAGTAAAGaaacatcatatatataaacatAGTATAGTGAAGATTAGTATGTTGAAATGAATGAAGGCAAAACTAGGAAAGGTATAGTATAGAATGCCCATATCTGAGCGAAATTTATGAGTAACTCTGATACATGAAAAACTATGAGAaatgagtgatttgattcaaattgaaggatctaaaagtgTCAGACATgaagaggaaagacatgcataacttaGGCATTGTATTAAGAATGACCTTGAAAGAGTTGATTGGATGGCTGATCCATGTAACTAAcatcatttagttgggataaaacTGAATTATTGTTATGTAAAGATTAATTTAAGCATTGATGCATctgaattattattttatgtaacgAAGCATGGTATTATTCTttcatgtttatt
It includes:
- the LOC122091914 gene encoding acyl-CoA-binding protein — translated: MGLKEEFEESAEKAKTLPESTTNENKLILYGLFKQATVGPVNTSRPGMFSMKERAKWDAWKAVEGKSKDEAMNDYITKVKQLQEEAAASA